Proteins encoded together in one Archangium lipolyticum window:
- a CDS encoding HAD-IIB family hydrolase: protein MAAPRPLRDADLSRVEGVFTDVDGTLTTSHRLRSSTVRALERLADAGLKLVLVTGRPAGWGEAWARTLPVDGVVVENGGLLFLRGPGGKLRKVYAESPRVRESNRKRLVAEVADVLRRVPGARLSMDSAYTEVDLAVDYNEEARLGEQGADRIEALLRARGVTAVRSSVHINCWLGRFDKRSAVRRFLKLAWGLRLTPGDERFVYAGDSFNDAPMFGEFALSVGVANVRRVLDRIETPPAFITRAEEGRGFEELARALLAQRGRGARRGVGE, encoded by the coding sequence ATGGCCGCCCCCCGCCCCCTGCGCGACGCGGACCTCTCCCGGGTGGAAGGGGTCTTCACCGACGTCGACGGTACCCTGACCACCTCGCACCGGCTGCGCTCCTCCACCGTGCGGGCGCTCGAGCGCCTGGCGGACGCTGGCCTCAAGCTGGTGCTGGTGACCGGACGCCCGGCGGGCTGGGGCGAGGCCTGGGCGCGCACGCTGCCGGTGGATGGGGTGGTGGTGGAGAACGGTGGCCTGCTCTTCCTGCGCGGGCCCGGGGGGAAGCTGCGCAAGGTGTATGCCGAATCCCCGCGCGTCCGGGAGTCGAACCGCAAGCGGCTGGTGGCGGAGGTGGCGGACGTGCTGCGGCGGGTGCCTGGGGCGCGTCTGTCCATGGACAGCGCCTACACGGAGGTGGACCTGGCCGTGGACTACAACGAGGAGGCGCGGCTGGGCGAGCAGGGGGCCGATCGGATCGAAGCGCTGCTGCGGGCGCGAGGGGTGACGGCGGTGCGCTCGTCGGTGCACATCAACTGCTGGCTGGGCCGCTTCGACAAGCGCTCCGCGGTGCGCCGCTTCCTGAAGCTGGCCTGGGGCCTGCGGCTGACGCCGGGGGATGAGCGCTTCGTGTATGCCGGGGATAGTTTCAACGATGCCCCGATGTTTGGAGAGTTCGCTCTGAGTGTCGGGGTGGCCAACGTGCGGCGGGTGCTGGACCGCATCGAGACGCCGCCGGCCTTCATCACCCGGGCGGAGGAGGGGCGGGGCTTCGAGGAGCTCGCGCGCGCCCTCCTCGCCCAGAGGGGCCGCGGGGCCCGTCGAGGAGTCGGAGAATGA
- a CDS encoding M4 family metallopeptidase, with amino-acid sequence MLRTRFLAAALLALPLAACGVDNSQLPDGAQKFDEADSLGDVQAALAALPSAQVAGADESNFPYMITGKLGTASSAVQGLAARDAHSRVGNSLPGIAAVFRLDANDLVARRSRVDEQGVTHLRYGQTKNGLPVVGEELLIHVASDGTIIGANGTARDGEIVSSKASIAPEAAQFAAANSTDGSRLTTEGANLVYVRADGKLRLAYEVALKGEGRDLPIDELVYVDAHKGTILLRNSKVHTAINRAVYSANNGSSLPGTLKRSEGGAATNDAHVDGNYDKLGGTYNCYKTNFNRDSFDNAGAQLRSTVHYSSRYVNAFWNGSQMVYGDGDGVNSGMLGLSADVTTHELTHAVTERESNLTYSGESGGLNEAMSDIFGAYCESWASGTWATTNAVFMVGDDIWTPATAGDALRYMYDPAKDGVSLDYWTSSSGSVDVHYSSGIANLAFTLLSKGGTHPRGKSTTQVTGIGVQKAGAIFYKANVDYMTASTTFAQAKTYTEQAATALGYTAAEVASVTAAWTAVGVGAPVTPPPATALTNGVAKTGLSGASGSQTYYYLDVPAGKASTFALSGGSGDADLYVKAGSAPTTSSYDCRPYLSGNNETCNIAAKTAATRIYVLLRGYSSYSSTSLKGSYTP; translated from the coding sequence TTGCTTCGCACTCGTTTCCTTGCTGCTGCGCTGCTCGCCCTTCCCCTCGCGGCTTGCGGTGTCGACAACTCGCAGCTGCCCGATGGCGCCCAGAAGTTCGACGAGGCCGACTCCCTCGGTGACGTGCAGGCCGCCCTGGCCGCGCTGCCCTCCGCCCAGGTCGCTGGCGCGGATGAGAGCAACTTCCCCTACATGATCACCGGCAAGCTGGGCACCGCCAGCAGCGCCGTCCAGGGCCTGGCGGCTCGTGACGCGCACAGCCGCGTGGGCAACTCGCTGCCCGGCATCGCCGCCGTGTTCCGCCTCGATGCCAACGACCTCGTGGCCAGGCGCTCGCGCGTGGACGAGCAGGGCGTCACCCACCTGCGCTACGGCCAGACGAAGAACGGCCTGCCGGTGGTGGGCGAGGAGCTCCTCATCCACGTGGCCTCGGACGGGACCATCATCGGCGCCAACGGTACGGCGCGCGATGGTGAGATCGTCTCCTCCAAGGCGAGCATCGCCCCGGAGGCCGCCCAGTTCGCCGCCGCGAACAGCACCGACGGCAGCCGCCTGACCACCGAGGGCGCCAACCTGGTGTACGTGCGCGCCGACGGCAAGCTGAGGCTGGCCTACGAGGTGGCGCTGAAGGGCGAGGGCCGCGACCTGCCCATCGACGAGCTGGTGTACGTGGACGCGCACAAGGGCACCATCCTGCTGCGCAACTCGAAGGTCCACACCGCGATCAACCGCGCGGTGTACAGCGCCAACAACGGCAGCAGCCTGCCGGGCACGCTCAAGCGCTCCGAGGGCGGCGCGGCCACGAATGATGCCCACGTCGACGGCAACTACGACAAGCTGGGTGGCACGTACAACTGCTACAAGACCAACTTCAACCGCGACTCGTTCGACAACGCGGGCGCGCAGCTGCGCAGCACGGTCCACTACAGCAGCCGGTACGTCAACGCCTTCTGGAACGGCAGCCAGATGGTGTACGGCGATGGCGATGGCGTGAACTCGGGCATGCTGGGTCTGTCCGCGGACGTGACCACGCACGAGCTCACCCACGCGGTGACGGAGCGCGAGTCCAACCTCACCTACTCGGGTGAGTCCGGCGGCCTCAACGAGGCGATGAGCGACATCTTCGGCGCCTACTGCGAGAGCTGGGCCTCGGGCACCTGGGCCACCACCAACGCGGTGTTCATGGTGGGCGACGACATCTGGACGCCGGCCACCGCGGGTGACGCGCTCCGCTACATGTACGATCCGGCCAAGGACGGCGTCTCGCTCGACTACTGGACGAGCAGCTCCGGCAGCGTGGACGTGCACTACAGCTCGGGTATCGCCAACCTGGCCTTCACGCTGCTCTCCAAGGGCGGCACGCACCCGCGCGGCAAGTCGACCACGCAGGTGACGGGTATCGGCGTGCAGAAGGCCGGCGCCATCTTCTACAAGGCCAACGTGGACTACATGACGGCCTCCACCACCTTCGCCCAGGCGAAGACCTACACCGAGCAGGCCGCGACGGCGCTCGGCTACACGGCGGCGGAAGTGGCGTCCGTGACGGCGGCCTGGACGGCCGTGGGCGTGGGTGCTCCCGTGACGCCTCCTCCGGCCACCGCGCTGACCAACGGCGTGGCGAAGACGGGTCTGTCCGGCGCCTCGGGCTCGCAGACCTACTACTACCTGGACGTTCCGGCCGGCAAGGCGTCGACCTTCGCCCTCAGCGGCGGCTCGGGTGACGCGGACCTGTACGTGAAGGCTGGCTCCGCGCCGACCACGTCCTCGTACGATTGCCGTCCGTACCTGTCCGGCAACAACGAGACGTGCAACATCGCGGCGAAGACCGCGGCCACCCGCATCTACGTGCTGCTGCGCGGGTACAGCTCGTACTCGAGCACCTCGCTCAAGGGTTCCTACACCCCGTGA
- the dctA gene encoding C4-dicarboxylate transporter DctA, which translates to MRLGWLKNLYVQVLIAVVAGALLGHFWPHAGESLKPLGDGFIKLIKMMVAPVVFTTVVTGIAKMGDLKRVGRVGLKAFIYFEVVTTGALAIGLVVGELLQPGAGLGVDVSRLDARAVEGYATAGKSMSTVDFLFNLVPSSLVEPFVKGDILQVLLIALLTSIALSKMGKAGESITHGLDGIGHLLFGMVGLIMRMAPLGALGAIGFTVGKYGVGALFGLGRLIGAFYATALLFVLLVLGPIARWTGVGLWRLLRYMRDELLLVLGTSSSESALPSLMVKLEALGCPKSIVGFVVPMGYSFNLDGTSIYLTLAALFVAQATGTPLSLGEKLALLAVLLLTSKGAAAVTGGGFITLAATLSATGHVPVAGMVLLLGVDRFMSEVRALTNLVGNTVATLVVARWEGSLDIQRAREVLAAPPPSLMAVEEAVEARSASASNAAQG; encoded by the coding sequence ATGCGGCTCGGGTGGCTCAAGAACCTCTATGTGCAGGTGCTGATCGCGGTGGTGGCCGGAGCGCTGCTCGGTCACTTCTGGCCCCACGCGGGCGAATCGCTCAAGCCGCTCGGCGACGGCTTCATCAAGCTCATCAAGATGATGGTGGCGCCGGTGGTGTTCACCACGGTGGTGACGGGCATCGCCAAGATGGGAGACCTCAAGCGCGTGGGGCGCGTGGGGCTCAAGGCCTTCATCTACTTCGAGGTCGTCACCACGGGGGCGCTCGCCATCGGCCTGGTGGTGGGCGAGCTGCTGCAGCCGGGAGCCGGACTGGGCGTGGACGTGTCCCGCCTGGATGCCAGGGCCGTCGAGGGCTACGCGACCGCCGGCAAGTCGATGTCCACGGTGGACTTCCTGTTCAACCTCGTCCCCTCCTCCCTGGTGGAGCCCTTCGTCAAGGGAGACATCCTCCAGGTGCTGCTCATCGCGCTGCTCACCAGCATCGCGCTCTCGAAGATGGGCAAGGCGGGCGAGAGCATCACCCACGGGCTGGACGGCATCGGCCACCTGCTCTTCGGAATGGTGGGCCTCATCATGCGGATGGCGCCCCTGGGAGCGCTGGGCGCCATCGGCTTCACCGTGGGCAAGTACGGGGTGGGCGCGCTGTTCGGCCTGGGCCGGCTGATCGGCGCCTTCTACGCCACCGCGCTCCTCTTCGTGCTGCTCGTGCTCGGCCCCATCGCGCGCTGGACGGGCGTGGGGCTGTGGCGGCTGTTGCGCTACATGCGGGACGAGCTGTTGCTGGTGCTGGGCACCTCGTCCTCCGAGTCCGCCCTCCCCTCCTTGATGGTGAAGCTCGAGGCGCTGGGGTGCCCCAAGAGCATCGTGGGGTTCGTGGTGCCCATGGGCTACTCGTTCAACCTGGACGGCACGTCCATCTACCTCACGCTCGCCGCGCTCTTCGTGGCCCAGGCCACCGGAACCCCGCTCAGTCTGGGAGAGAAGCTGGCGCTGCTCGCGGTGCTGCTGCTCACCTCCAAGGGAGCGGCGGCCGTCACGGGCGGAGGCTTCATCACGCTCGCGGCGACGCTCTCCGCCACCGGCCACGTGCCCGTGGCGGGGATGGTGCTGCTGCTGGGCGTGGACCGGTTCATGTCCGAGGTGCGCGCCCTCACCAACCTCGTGGGCAACACGGTGGCGACCCTCGTGGTGGCCAGGTGGGAGGGCAGCCTGGACATCCAACGGGCCCGCGAGGTGCTCGCGGCACCACCTCCCTCGCTGATGGCCGTGGAGGAGGCCGTGGAGGCCCGGTCCGCGAGCGCGTCCAACGCCGCCCAGGGGTGA
- the corA gene encoding magnesium/cobalt transporter CorA, with amino-acid sequence MIQVLLLSEGKIFSGGEELLDQPGTRWIDVLHPTEEEMKRLGDRFGLHKLAIEDCLHLDQRPKLEEYPNHQFIVLQGFSSETKDVCELTLHEHHFFLGPDWLISVHELRFEGLDAARQRVQREPQATLERGVDFLLYLLADALMDGNFPILDKFNDELEDLESAVFENPQPEHLQRMFDLKRALVTVRRVLSPQRDVLGFLTRRGIPNVGERTALYFRDVYDHLIRLHEQIDAVRDLLGNVMDGYLSMLANRTNDITKQLTIFSTIFLPLSFITGFFGQNFDFLSHRGFFWLMMVSVVGLPVGLVFWFKSKQWI; translated from the coding sequence ATGATCCAGGTTCTGCTCCTGAGTGAAGGCAAGATTTTCTCGGGCGGTGAGGAATTGCTCGATCAGCCCGGCACGCGGTGGATCGACGTCCTCCACCCGACCGAGGAGGAGATGAAGCGGCTCGGAGATCGCTTCGGGCTGCACAAGCTGGCGATCGAGGACTGCCTGCACCTGGATCAGCGGCCCAAGCTGGAGGAGTACCCGAACCACCAGTTCATCGTGCTCCAGGGTTTCTCCTCGGAGACGAAGGACGTGTGCGAGCTGACGCTGCACGAGCACCACTTCTTCCTGGGGCCGGACTGGCTCATCAGCGTGCACGAGCTGCGCTTCGAGGGGCTGGATGCGGCGCGGCAGCGCGTCCAGCGTGAGCCCCAGGCGACGCTCGAGCGCGGGGTGGACTTCCTGCTGTACCTGCTGGCGGACGCGCTGATGGACGGGAACTTCCCCATCCTCGACAAGTTCAATGATGAGCTGGAGGACCTGGAGTCGGCGGTCTTCGAGAACCCGCAGCCAGAGCACCTGCAGCGCATGTTCGACCTGAAGCGGGCGCTGGTGACGGTGAGGCGGGTGCTGTCGCCCCAGCGGGACGTGCTGGGCTTCCTGACCCGGCGAGGCATTCCCAACGTGGGGGAGCGCACCGCGCTGTACTTCCGCGACGTGTATGACCACCTGATCCGGCTGCACGAGCAGATCGACGCGGTGAGGGATCTGCTGGGCAACGTGATGGATGGCTACCTGTCGATGCTCGCCAACCGGACGAACGACATCACCAAGCAGCTCACCATCTTCTCGACCATCTTCCTGCCACTGTCGTTCATCACGGGCTTCTTCGGGCAGAACTTCGACTTCCTGAGCCACCGGGGGTTCTTCTGGCTGATGATGGTGTCGGTGGTCGGACTGCCGGTGGGCCTGGTGTTCTGGTTCAAGAGCAAGCAGTGGATCTGA